The sequence below is a genomic window from Candidatus Eisenbacteria bacterium.
ACCGCTTCCGTGGACTGGATCGCGGCCCCGGGAAGCGGATCGTTGCGGCGGTAGACCTCGTAGCCGGTGATCGTGACTCCGGCGCCCGGAGAATCCGCGGAGCCGCGCAGCACCCGCAGCTGCACCTGCTTGCCCTGGTCGTTGCCGATGTCGGAGACGATGGCGATCGAGGGCGGCGCAGCGAACTTCTGCACACGACCGTCCAGAACATAGACGTTGCCGCCGGCGTCGGTGCCGACAGCGGTGGGATAATCGAACTGCCCGTTGCCGCTTCCGAGCCCGCCCCACTGCGCCAGATAGGCGCCGTTGGCGGTGAACTTCTGGATCCGGTTGTTGTTTCCGTCGGAGACGTACACGTTGCCGGCGGCGTCGACGGCGACACCCGTGGGCTCATCGAACTGACCGCTGCCACTCCCCTGCGCGCCCCACTGCGTCAGGTAGATACCGGTGCCAGTGAACTTCTGGATGCGGTAGTTGCCCTCGTCCACGACGTAGACGTTCCCCGAGACGTCAATGGCGATCCCGAACGGCCACAAGAACTGCCCGATCCCACTGCCGGACAAGCCCCACTGCGTCAGGTAGAGACCGTTGGAGGTGAACTTCTGGATGCGATTGTTTCCCGAGTCGACGACGTAGACGTTGCCCGCGGCGTCGGTGGTAACAGCCTCGGGATAGCTGAATTGCCCGTTGCCGTTACCGCTCCCGCCCCACTGCGTGAGGTAGGCGCCGTTGGCGGTGAACTTCTGGAGACGGTTGCTGTTCACCTCGACGACGTAGACGTTGCCCGCGGCGTCGGTGGCGACACCGTTGGGATAGTTGAACTGCCCGTTGCCGTTTCCGAGCACGCCCCACTGCATGAGGTAGGTGCCGTTCGAAGCAAACTTCTGGATGCGGTTGTTGTTCGCGTCGGCGACGTAGACGTTGCCGGAGGCGTCGGTTGCCACCGCCCCGGGAGCGCTGAACTGCCCGTTGCCACTCCCGGTTCCACCCCAGCCGAGCAGGAACTTCGGCGACGCCATGGACAGGGCCGCGCCCGCGCCGCTGAACTTCTGGATGCGGCTGGTGTTGTAGTCGGCGACGTACAGATTGCCCGCAGCGTCCACTGCCACGTCGATCGCCTGGATGAACTGGCCGTCTCCGGCCCCCGTCGAGCCCAACTGGGTCAGGTACGTGCCGTCGGCGCTGAATTTCTGGACACGATTGGTGCCGTCGACGACGTACACGTTGCCCGCCGCATCCACACCCACCCCACTCGGACCGTTGAACTGCCCGTTTCCGCTGCCTGACGTTCCAAACTGGGTGAGAAAGACACCGGTGCTGCTGAACTTCTGCACGCGGTGGTTGAAAAAGTCGGTGACGTAGACGTCGCCGGCGGGGCTCAGTCCGATCCCCTGGGGATTGTTGAACTGTCCGTTGCCAGAGCCGGTGCTGCCCCACTGCGCGAGGTAGGATCCGGTTTCAGTGAACTTCTGGACGCGGTGGTTTCCATAGTCCACGACGTACACGTTGCCGCTTCGATCCACCGTGATTCCCAACGGAACATCGAACTGTCCGTTGCCGGCGCCGAAGCCCCCCCACTGGCCGATGTACGCGCCGGCGCTGGTGAACCTCTGGATGCGGCTGTTGTAGAAGTCCGAAACGTAGACGTCACCGCTGGGGGCAACTGCAACGTAGGTCGGACCGCTGAACTGGCCATCCCCAGACCCCCCAGAGCCCCACTGGGTGATGAAGTTCCCCAGCCTGTCGAACTTCTGGATGCGGTTGTTGCCCGAGTCGACGACGTAGACGTTGCCGAGCGCGTCGGTGGTCACGCCCCAGGGACCGCTGAACTGACCTGCCTGCCCGCCGGAGTTCCCCCACTTGAGCGCGAAGGTTGGCGTGGTTGGGGCGGCGGAGGCACTCGCCGCGCTGGGCCCTAGGCAACGAGCGATCAGGGCGACGAGAACAGCGAAGACCAAGAGCAAAGTGCGCATGAGAGGCGGGCTCCAATGGGGGCGGGCCATGAGTGAACGTCGAACGCACGGAAGGATCGGGGCGCAGCGAAGGCGCCCGTGAGCGTGAGCGTCCGCGCCGACTTGCCTGAGCGTCCGGGAGCGCTAAGTCGTTGCGGAGGAAAGGCCGGCGGGGGTGCGATCACCGCGTCGCCAGGCCGAAGGAGTGACCTGGAAGCGCTCGCGGAAGCGGTTGGTGAAGTGCGACACGCTACGGAAGCCGACCGCGTAGGCCACCTCGCCGACGTTGCCTTCTGCGCTGGCGAGCAGCTCGGCGGCGCGCTCCAGCCTTCGCTCCATCAACAGCTCCATGGGGGTGCGGCCGAGCAACTCGCGGGTGCGCTGGAAGAGCAGAGTACGGCCCATCCCCATGCTCTCGGCGAGGGGGTCGACTCCGAAGTCCTCTTCGCCCATCCGCGACTCGATGACCTCGCGGATGCGGCGCATGAAGGCGGTGTCGACGATCGCGGTGGAGCCCGGCGTTTCCGCTGCGCCGGCGGATGTCGCCGGAGCCTCGGACGTAGCGGCCCCCACGTCCCCCGCCACCGCCGCCGACCCGTAGACCGCCGCCGCCGCCGCCGCGCGTGCCAGGTGCTCGCGAAGCCGGCGGCGTCCCTGGAGCATGCGGGCGATGCGCGCGAGCAACTCGCGGACCTCGAACGGCTTGGTCACGTAGTCGTCGGCCCCGCCCTCGAGGCCGCTCACCCGGCTCTGGGTCTCGGCCGCCGCGGACAGGAGGATGAGCGGGACGAACTCGAGCTCAGGATCGCCACGCACCGCGCGACAGAGCGCGAGCCCATCCATCACCGGCATCGCGAGATCGCTCACGACCAGGTCGGGCACCGATTCGCGCATCCGCGCGATCGCCTGTTCGCCGTCGGCGGCTTCGACGACGCGGTAATGCCGGCGCAGCTGGCGCGCCACGTAGGCGCGCACGTCCGGGTGGTCGTCGACGACCAGCACGAGCGGCGCATCGCCGGAATCGGGCTGAGCCGTGGCCGCGAGCGTCTCGTTGGGCGCCAGGCGGATCTCGTCGGCGAGCGCCGCGGCGACCCCCGGGTCGAGGGCGACGCCGTCGTCTCCCGGCGCCTGCGCGCTCGCTTCGAGCAGCGGCAATCGCACGGTGAACGTCGCGCCGTGGCCTTCGCGCGATTCCACCGTGAGCGCCCCACCATGCTGTTCGACCATGTCGTGCGCCAGCGCGAGCCCGAGACCGGTGCCGGGCTGGACCCGCGTGACCGATCGCTCCGAGCGATAGAAGTGCTTGAAGATGTGCGGCAGATCCTCGGCCGCGATTCCCGGGCCGTCATCGACGACCGCGATCTCCACGGCTCCCGCGGAGGTTCCATCGTCGACCCGCCCGGCTCGCCACAGCACGTGCCCGCCCTCGGGGGTGAACTTGAAGGCATTGCCGAGCAGGTTGGCGAACACCTTCTCGATCGCCGGTGGATCGAACGAGGCGATCAGCGGGTGCTCGGGGAACCGGCGCTCGAACGCGATGCGCTTGCGCTCGGCGAGCGGCGCGAAGGCTTGAGCGAGCTCGGTGAGGAACGCGCCGAGATCCCCCGGCACGCGCTCCAGCCGCAGCTCGCCCGCTTCGGCGCGCGCGGCGTCGAGCAGCTGGTCCACCAGGCGCTGCAGGCGCGCGGCGCTGTCGAGCGCGATGCGCACCTGATCGCGCGCATCCTCGCGAAGCTCGCCGTGCTCGCCGCGGGTCACGTCCGAGAGCGGCCCCTGGATCAGGGTGAGCGGCGTGCGGAACTCGTGACTGACGCTGGCGAAGAACCGCGAGCGTGCGCGGTCGAGCACCTCGAGCCGCCGCGCCTGAGCCTCCACGGTGGTGAGCGCGGTCTCGATGCGCGACTTCGCCTCGACCACTTCGACGGTGCGCTGGTCCACGGCACGCTGCAGCGCCGCCGCGCTCGCGACCAGCCGCGACGAGCGCCAGCGCCACGCCCAGGCGATCGCCGCGGCCACCACGATCAGCCCGAGCACTTGAACCGGAAGTCGCTCCCACAGCCACGGCTGGACGTCGAGCATGACCACTGCCGGGGCGGCGCTCGCAACCCCGTCGCCGTTGATGGCTTCGACGCGGAACCGTCGGCGGCCGGGCGGCACGTTGGTGTACGTCGCGACTCGCGCGTCGCCGGCGTCGATCCAGTCCTGGTCCACGCCGTCGAGCCGGTAGCGGAACCGCAGCTGCTCGGGAGCGCGCAGATCGATGCCGGTGTAGCGCACCTCGAAGCGTCTCTGTTGGGGCGAGAGCCTGATACCGCTCGGGGTCAGAGGAACCACACGATTGCCTGCGCGCAGCTCCTCGACGACAGCGGAGGGAGGCGTAGCGGTTGAGCCGCGTGTGATCCGCGGGTCCACCACGGCCATGCCGTCGAAGGTTCCGAACCACAGCCGACCGTCACGCGAGCGGTAGCCGGGAAATCCGGTGCCTTCGGGGTTGCGCAGACCGGCGTCGCGTCCGTAGCTCGCCGCGACCACGCGGGCGCGCCGCCCGTCGAGAACGTCGTTCGCCTGCGCGCGCGCGATGCGCTGGATGCCGGCATTGCCGCCGAGCCACAGATTTCCGTCGTCGTCTTCGAGCACGGTGGAGACCACGTCCTCGATCAGTCCGTGGCGCCGGTCGAGGGTCGCGAACTTGCCATCGCGGTAGCGCGTCAATCCACCGCCATAGGTGCCAATCCACAGCGTCCCGTCACCGTCCTCGTGGAGCTGCCGCAGGTGATCGGTCGGCAATCCATCGCGGCGGCTGAAATGCTGCGTATCCCCGGGCGCCAGGCGCCAAAGCCCTGTGGTCGTCGAGACCCACAGCCGGCCTGCGTGGTCGAACAGCGCATGACGCGCAACGGGAGCTCCGGGCAAGATTCGGCGCTCCGCCGGCTGACCCGGGGCGGCGGAGATGTAGCGACCGCCTTCATCATCCACGACCGCCGCGCTCAAGGGATGAAACGGATCCTCCACAATATCCGGCGGGTATCGAGGCAGGGCGTTCACAATGCCGCCACGCCCGCTGGAGTCTCGCAACTCCATTCGATATCCGCCCGCGGGGCCGAAGCTCGTGCGCGCGGATCCGTAACGACGGCGATCGACCTCGGGAGTGGAAACGAACCGCAGCTCATCTCCATCCAACTGCCACGCGCGACCGAGCCCGTCCCAAAGGAGGATCCCGCCTGTTCGCTCCTCGATCGCGGATTGGAACGGTACCGGTGCCTCGGTACCGGGAGGCCGCAGCAGCACCAACGGACTGCGCGCGATGCGGAACAGTCCCTGCTGCCAGGAACCCAGCCAGAGGTTTTCCTGCCGATCGAAGGACAGCTTGCCCCGCGTCGTCGTGAGTCCCAGCGAGAGCGTTCCCGTGAGTCGGCCCGTGGTCGGGTCGCGTACGGCGAGCCCGTCACCCGCGAGGCTCCACAACTGACCCTGGCGGTCGATGCACTGGAAGTTTTCTGGCGCTGCGCCAGGGAGGAGCGCGATACGACGCATCCGGGTGTCGAGTAGCTCGGCGTCCGCACCGCGCTGTCGCACGAACCGCGCCTCGCTGTTGCGGTGATCCACGATCCAGTGGTCGCCGAACTGGCCCGGAGGACCGATCGGCACCAGGCGGTCACCCGAGAGCCGGGCGGGCGCGTAACCGCTGGACGTGAGCCACACGCTGCCGCGCGCATCGAGCACCGGCGTGGTGGTGAACTCATTGGGCGCCAGCTCGAAGGGGCGAATCCGCTCGCCGCGCAGCCAGTAGTGCCAAACGCTCGCACCGAGAATGCTGCCATCCGGCAGCGCCAGCAGCGCGGTGGCCTCCCGAGAGCTGCCGGTTGGAAACCGGGCAAAGGCGCGGCCGTCCCAGCGCAGCAGGTTGCCGTCCTCGGAAGAGATCCACAGCGTGCCTGCCCGGTCGGTGGTGAGCCCCTGGAATCGATTGGTCGGCAGACCGTGCGCCAGACCGAAGACCTCGAAACGCACGCCGTCGAACCGCGCGAGCCCTCCCGTCGTGGAGAGCCACAAGTAGCCATCGGGGGTCTG
It includes:
- a CDS encoding T9SS type A sorting domain-containing protein; this encodes MRTLLLVFAVLVALIARCLGPSAASASAAPTTPTFALKWGNSGGQAGQFSGPWGVTTDALGNVYVVDSGNNRIQKFDRLGNFITQWGSGGSGDGQFSGPTYVAVAPSGDVYVSDFYNSRIQRFTSAGAYIGQWGGFGAGNGQFDVPLGITVDRSGNVYVVDYGNHRVQKFTETGSYLAQWGSTGSGNGQFNNPQGIGLSPAGDVYVTDFFNHRVQKFSSTGVFLTQFGTSGSGNGQFNGPSGVGVDAAGNVYVVDGTNRVQKFSADGTYLTQLGSTGAGDGQFIQAIDVAVDAAGNLYVADYNTSRIQKFSGAGAALSMASPKFLLGWGGTGSGNGQFSAPGAVATDASGNVYVADANNNRIQKFASNGTYLMQWGVLGNGNGQFNYPNGVATDAAGNVYVVEVNSNRLQKFTANGAYLTQWGGSGNGNGQFSYPEAVTTDAAGNVYVVDSGNNRIQKFTSNGLYLTQWGLSGSGIGQFLWPFGIAIDVSGNVYVVDEGNYRIQKFTGTGIYLTQWGAQGSGSGQFDEPTGVAVDAAGNVYVSDGNNNRIQKFTANGAYLAQWGGLGSGNGQFDYPTAVGTDAGGNVYVLDGRVQKFAAPPSIAIVSDIGNDQGKQVQLRVLRGSADSPGAGVTITGYEVYRRNDPLPGAAIQSTEAVQLAGWTYVTSFPAHGESEYNVVAPTLANSNASSLYYTALMVRAVTADPFTFYDSEIDNGFSIDNLSPPAPSQFLAAYASGATHLSWGVSPEPDFASFRLYRGSSASFLPGPSSLVAETSETGYTDPGAAGSYYKISAVDLDGNESGFALAGPNQTTDVPAAPAVAFALEGTRPNPAIGGRLMVHFALPTGEAATLELLDVSGRRVTERTVGALGAGRHSIELGEGRRLKPGLYFVRLTQGANQRIVRTTVLN
- a CDS encoding ATP-binding protein, coding for MLILAAPSLGRAASLPYAVRAWTIEDGLPTSTVQDIAQTPDGYLWLSTTGGLARFDGVRFEVFGLAHGLPTNRFQGLTTDRAGTLWISSEDGNLLRWDGRAFARFPTGSSREATALLALPDGSILGASVWHYWLRGERIRPFELAPNEFTTTPVLDARGSVWLTSSGYAPARLSGDRLVPIGPPGQFGDHWIVDHRNSEARFVRQRGADAELLDTRMRRIALLPGAAPENFQCIDRQGQLWSLAGDGLAVRDPTTGRLTGTLSLGLTTTRGKLSFDRQENLWLGSWQQGLFRIARSPLVLLRPPGTEAPVPFQSAIEERTGGILLWDGLGRAWQLDGDELRFVSTPEVDRRRYGSARTSFGPAGGYRMELRDSSGRGGIVNALPRYPPDIVEDPFHPLSAAVVDDEGGRYISAAPGQPAERRILPGAPVARHALFDHAGRLWVSTTTGLWRLAPGDTQHFSRRDGLPTDHLRQLHEDGDGTLWIGTYGGGLTRYRDGKFATLDRRHGLIEDVVSTVLEDDDGNLWLGGNAGIQRIARAQANDVLDGRRARVVAASYGRDAGLRNPEGTGFPGYRSRDGRLWFGTFDGMAVVDPRITRGSTATPPSAVVEELRAGNRVVPLTPSGIRLSPQQRRFEVRYTGIDLRAPEQLRFRYRLDGVDQDWIDAGDARVATYTNVPPGRRRFRVEAINGDGVASAAPAVVMLDVQPWLWERLPVQVLGLIVVAAAIAWAWRWRSSRLVASAAALQRAVDQRTVEVVEAKSRIETALTTVEAQARRLEVLDRARSRFFASVSHEFRTPLTLIQGPLSDVTRGEHGELREDARDQVRIALDSAARLQRLVDQLLDAARAEAGELRLERVPGDLGAFLTELAQAFAPLAERKRIAFERRFPEHPLIASFDPPAIEKVFANLLGNAFKFTPEGGHVLWRAGRVDDGTSAGAVEIAVVDDGPGIAAEDLPHIFKHFYRSERSVTRVQPGTGLGLALAHDMVEQHGGALTVESREGHGATFTVRLPLLEASAQAPGDDGVALDPGVAAALADEIRLAPNETLAATAQPDSGDAPLVLVVDDHPDVRAYVARQLRRHYRVVEAADGEQAIARMRESVPDLVVSDLAMPVMDGLALCRAVRGDPELEFVPLILLSAAAETQSRVSGLEGGADDYVTKPFEVRELLARIARMLQGRRRLREHLARAAAAAAVYGSAAVAGDVGAATSEAPATSAGAAETPGSTAIVDTAFMRRIREVIESRMGEEDFGVDPLAESMGMGRTLLFQRTRELLGRTPMELLMERRLERAAELLASAEGNVGEVAYAVGFRSVSHFTNRFRERFQVTPSAWRRGDRTPAGLSSATT